In the Ilumatobacteraceae bacterium genome, one interval contains:
- a CDS encoding SDR family NAD(P)-dependent oxidoreductase, protein MSPSNPARRALVTGAAQGIGFAACARLHRDGYSVIGADLRMPDDGCPSEYEAFYSVDISDASDVSRLSEAVGAVDVLVNSAGVVGPNQPSWEVSTESWERTIAVNLTGTFNMMRAFVPGMRAAGWGRVVNIASIAGKEGNPNLAAYSASKAGVIGLTKAVAKEVAADGVLVHSIAPAVIATPMNAGTDDDVLAYMLSRIPMGRSGTATEVADLVGWLASEACSFSTGACHDISGGRATY, encoded by the coding sequence ATGAGCCCGTCGAATCCGGCCCGCCGCGCCCTGGTCACCGGTGCCGCACAGGGCATCGGGTTCGCAGCGTGCGCTCGACTTCATCGCGATGGCTACTCGGTCATCGGTGCCGACTTGAGGATGCCCGATGACGGATGCCCGTCGGAGTATGAGGCCTTCTACTCGGTGGACATCTCCGACGCGTCCGATGTCAGCCGTCTCAGCGAGGCCGTCGGCGCTGTGGACGTGTTGGTGAACAGCGCAGGAGTCGTCGGGCCGAATCAGCCGAGTTGGGAGGTGTCGACCGAGTCGTGGGAGCGAACCATTGCCGTCAACCTCACCGGGACGTTCAACATGATGCGCGCCTTCGTCCCGGGGATGCGGGCTGCAGGCTGGGGACGAGTCGTCAACATCGCCAGCATCGCAGGCAAGGAGGGCAACCCGAATCTGGCAGCGTATTCGGCGTCGAAGGCGGGTGTGATCGGCCTGACCAAGGCGGTCGCGAAGGAGGTTGCCGCAGACGGCGTGCTCGTCCACAGCATTGCCCCCGCGGTGATCGCCACTCCGATGAACGCAGGGACGGATGACGACGTCCTTGCCTACATGTTGTCGCGGATCCCGATGGGACGCTCGGGTACAGCCACCGAAGTTGCCGACCTCGTGGGGTGGCTCGCCTCCGAGGCGTGCAGCTTCTCCACCGGTGCCTGTCACGACATCTCAGGTGGTCGGGCCACCTACTGA
- a CDS encoding AzlD domain-containing protein, giving the protein MSVWSATLIVAMVGLMTYSMRAVVIVALANRTIPGWLARSLRSIGPAVLAALTLNLAAGGEGGPGMELAEALALVAAGGMALWKKNLLATLGIGMITLWVASAVI; this is encoded by the coding sequence ATGAGCGTCTGGTCGGCCACGCTGATCGTGGCAATGGTGGGATTGATGACGTATTCGATGCGGGCGGTCGTGATCGTCGCGCTCGCGAACCGGACGATCCCCGGATGGCTGGCACGGAGCCTCCGCAGCATCGGCCCGGCCGTCCTGGCGGCGCTCACCTTGAACCTCGCTGCCGGCGGTGAAGGCGGCCCCGGCATGGAACTCGCCGAGGCCCTCGCATTGGTCGCCGCCGGCGGGATGGCACTGTGGAAGAAGAACCTGCTCGCCACCCTCGGGATCGGGATGATCACCCTCTGGGTGGCTTCGGCAGTGATCTGA
- a CDS encoding AzlC family ABC transporter permease, with product MTDPRPAGWIDRRAVADAVPLFVPAIPFGFVIGLAVSEGEMPIAIGWATSLFVFAGAAQLAVVELAGTASVWAVIVAGLVINTRHVMYSAALAPTFQRQPRWMRWAGPFMLIDQVFALVTLQVDRPPAEFRRYYLTVGLFFYLNWQWATALGLVVGPVIPDSWRLGFAPPIMFLGLVLASINKRPQAAAAVVGGLVGLATAGLSDRLGVLIGAIVGVAAGSYVEWRDEARAAEART from the coding sequence ATGACCGACCCGCGACCAGCCGGATGGATCGACCGCCGTGCCGTCGCTGACGCGGTTCCGCTGTTCGTACCGGCGATCCCGTTCGGCTTCGTGATTGGCCTCGCCGTGTCGGAGGGTGAGATGCCGATCGCGATCGGGTGGGCGACCTCGCTGTTCGTCTTCGCCGGTGCCGCCCAACTCGCCGTGGTCGAACTGGCCGGCACCGCGTCGGTGTGGGCCGTCATCGTCGCCGGTCTCGTGATCAACACGCGCCACGTGATGTACAGCGCGGCGCTCGCCCCGACGTTCCAGCGCCAGCCGAGATGGATGCGGTGGGCCGGTCCGTTCATGCTGATCGATCAGGTCTTCGCACTGGTGACGCTCCAGGTCGACCGGCCACCGGCCGAGTTCAGGCGGTACTACCTGACGGTCGGACTGTTCTTCTATCTCAACTGGCAGTGGGCGACCGCGCTCGGTCTCGTGGTCGGTCCGGTTATTCCCGACTCGTGGCGTCTGGGCTTCGCTCCGCCGATCATGTTCCTCGGGCTGGTGCTGGCGTCGATCAACAAGCGCCCTCAGGCGGCGGCGGCCGTCGTAGGCGGGCTCGTGGGCCTGGCGACCGCCGGTCTGTCCGACCGACTCGGCGTCCTCATCGGGGCGATCGTCGGTGTCGCCGCCGGGTCGTACGTCGAGTGGCGCGACGAGGCACGCGCGGCCGAGGCACGGACATGA
- a CDS encoding IclR family transcriptional regulator has protein sequence MEMLQSAARVIRVIELLAERKSMRLDDVALELEVHKSNALRLLGTLRRFDWVAVDEQQGRYRLGHGLIRVGEAASAGFRMDKAIAIAERLRDLTGETVHISIPAGDAMLIVGTIESQNVLRVIFNLGTEDPLHATAVGKAYLACQESGRLTEILDRITLKRYTPTTITSKKKLRAQLDDIRHDGYAINVREALDSTAALAVALNLQGDRQAPICLSITGPAERFTEPTIRSMAAEILKIIEPFQALSSSAESAPEPT, from the coding sequence ATGGAGATGCTGCAAAGTGCCGCTCGAGTCATTCGCGTCATCGAACTGTTGGCCGAGCGGAAGTCGATGAGGCTCGATGACGTCGCCCTCGAGCTGGAAGTGCACAAGAGCAACGCACTGCGCCTCCTCGGAACGTTGCGCAGGTTCGATTGGGTGGCGGTCGACGAGCAGCAGGGGCGTTATCGCCTCGGGCACGGGCTGATTCGGGTCGGTGAGGCAGCCTCAGCGGGCTTCCGCATGGACAAGGCCATCGCCATCGCCGAGCGGTTGCGTGATCTCACGGGCGAGACCGTGCACATCTCGATTCCGGCGGGTGATGCGATGCTCATCGTCGGGACGATCGAGAGCCAGAACGTCCTTCGAGTGATCTTCAATCTCGGGACCGAGGACCCACTACACGCGACAGCGGTCGGCAAGGCCTACCTCGCATGTCAAGAATCGGGTCGGCTCACCGAGATCCTCGACCGGATCACCTTGAAGCGCTATACGCCGACGACCATCACGTCGAAGAAGAAGTTGCGGGCCCAACTCGATGACATCCGGCACGACGGCTACGCCATCAACGTGCGCGAAGCGCTCGACAGTACGGCCGCTCTCGCTGTGGCGTTGAACTTGCAGGGGGATCGGCAAGCGCCGATTTGCCTGTCGATCACCGGACCGGCCGAACGCTTCACGGAGCCGACCATCCGATCGATGGCAGCGGAGATCCTCAAGATCATCGAGCCATTTCAGGCGCTGTCGTCGTCGGCCGAATCTGCCCCGGAACCGACGTGA
- a CDS encoding D-aminoacylase, translating to MSVGEQPVGTGRIEIDAAGKAVAPGFIDAHTHDDRALLSDPAMACKVSQGVTTVITGNCGISLAPIRRAERPPAPLDLLSRSASSFFERFADYLDALASAPAAVNSVAQVGHSTLRVAHLANLERPATAGEIRRMRADLERSLNAGAAGLSTGLFYPPAQAASIDEVAELASGLVRFGGFHTTHMRDEGDRVHDSLAESFKIGRRAGVPVVISHHKCSGSANFGRSTETLAMLDTARASQTVGFDVYPYSAGSTSLAAGRRLGADRTTISWSEPHPEFAGRDLDSVAAELSLSVDETVAALSPAGGIFYAMDETDVQRIVSHPAAIIGSDGLPHDTHPHPRLWGTFPRVLGRYSRELGLFRIEDAVAKMTSRSATTFGIRDRGLLQTGNYADLVIFDPESVIDEATYADPQRQATGIELVVVNGTVVWQDRRSTGARPGRPLRPTR from the coding sequence GTGTCGGTCGGCGAGCAACCGGTTGGCACCGGACGCATCGAGATAGATGCAGCGGGCAAGGCGGTCGCCCCCGGCTTCATCGATGCCCACACCCACGACGACCGCGCCCTCCTGAGCGACCCGGCGATGGCCTGCAAGGTGAGTCAGGGGGTGACGACCGTGATCACCGGGAACTGCGGGATCAGCCTTGCGCCCATCCGGCGTGCCGAACGTCCGCCGGCACCGCTCGACCTGCTCAGCCGCTCGGCGAGTTCCTTCTTCGAGCGCTTCGCCGACTACCTCGACGCGCTGGCATCGGCTCCCGCTGCCGTCAACTCCGTGGCTCAGGTTGGACATTCGACGCTGCGCGTCGCCCACCTCGCCAACCTCGAACGGCCAGCAACCGCCGGCGAGATCCGGCGCATGCGCGCAGACCTGGAGCGTTCGCTGAACGCGGGCGCTGCGGGCCTGTCGACAGGACTCTTCTACCCACCGGCCCAAGCGGCTTCGATCGACGAGGTGGCAGAGTTGGCCTCGGGGTTGGTTCGTTTCGGCGGTTTCCACACGACTCACATGCGCGACGAGGGCGATCGCGTGCATGACTCGCTGGCTGAATCGTTCAAGATCGGGCGACGAGCGGGGGTACCGGTCGTCATTTCGCACCACAAGTGCTCCGGCAGCGCCAACTTCGGGCGCTCTACCGAGACGCTCGCGATGCTCGACACGGCACGTGCCTCCCAGACCGTTGGCTTCGATGTGTACCCGTACTCGGCAGGCTCGACATCGTTGGCCGCTGGACGCCGGCTCGGAGCCGACCGGACGACGATCAGTTGGTCCGAGCCTCACCCGGAGTTCGCGGGTCGCGATCTCGATTCTGTCGCCGCCGAGCTGTCCTTGAGCGTCGACGAAACCGTTGCGGCTCTCAGCCCCGCCGGCGGGATCTTCTACGCAATGGACGAGACGGACGTTCAGCGGATCGTCTCGCATCCTGCGGCGATCATCGGATCGGACGGGTTGCCACATGACACCCACCCACACCCCAGGCTGTGGGGCACCTTCCCGCGGGTCCTCGGTCGCTATTCGCGCGAACTCGGACTCTTCCGGATCGAGGATGCCGTCGCCAAGATGACCTCACGCTCTGCGACCACGTTCGGCATCCGCGACCGAGGACTGTTGCAGACCGGCAACTACGCCGACCTCGTGATCTTCGACCCAGAGTCCGTCATCGACGAGGCAACGTACGCAGACCCGCAACGACAGGCGACCGGCATCGAGTTGGTCGTCGTCAACGGGACCGTCGTCTGGCAAGATCGGAGATCGACCGGTGCCCGGCCCGGGCGTCCACTCCGGCCTACGAGGTAG
- a CDS encoding acetamidase/formamidase family protein translates to MSIDAIDFDPVGWCGAHAHVGPVPTGRVPEPVGRTVDVAHGTIHFGPDLTLPVRPMVGCVGTAPHDGPWSTALPGRHGGNMDQSIVTVGVRVLLPVYVPGALVFVGDLHASQGDGELSGVGLEIGGRVTTTLSRVADAGLAWPWAIAPDRLAVLVAGQTFTEAREAAVDSMMTAIEHSLGMSPGEALALLSIAGDLRIGQSYGSGPMTLRLEVPRDLGVSPLPITQGVAS, encoded by the coding sequence GTGTCCATCGACGCCATCGACTTCGACCCGGTCGGATGGTGCGGTGCCCATGCCCACGTCGGGCCCGTCCCGACCGGGCGGGTGCCGGAACCGGTCGGCCGCACCGTCGACGTGGCCCACGGCACGATTCACTTCGGTCCTGATCTCACACTGCCGGTGAGACCGATGGTCGGTTGTGTCGGAACGGCGCCACACGACGGCCCGTGGTCCACCGCTCTCCCCGGTCGCCACGGCGGCAACATGGACCAATCGATCGTCACCGTCGGCGTGCGGGTCCTGCTGCCGGTGTACGTACCCGGGGCACTCGTCTTCGTCGGCGACCTCCACGCCTCGCAGGGTGACGGTGAGCTCTCCGGCGTCGGTCTGGAGATCGGTGGGCGCGTGACCACCACGTTGAGCCGAGTCGCCGATGCCGGCCTGGCATGGCCATGGGCAATCGCTCCCGACCGGCTCGCCGTACTCGTCGCCGGGCAGACATTCACCGAAGCTCGCGAGGCCGCTGTCGACTCGATGATGACCGCCATCGAACATTCATTGGGGATGTCCCCCGGTGAGGCGCTGGCGCTGTTGTCGATCGCCGGCGACTTGCGGATCGGCCAGTCGTACGGCAGCGGCCCCATGACCCTACGCCTCGAGGTCCCCAGAGACCTCGGCGTCTCGCCACTACCGATCACTCAAGG